A genomic window from Sphingobacterium sp. BN32 includes:
- the glpK gene encoding glycerol kinase GlpK: MKEYIIALDQGTTSSRAILFNKKGEIVNISQKEFQQIYPKSGWVEHDPQEIWSSQLAVFTEVLAKSKTKLDSIKGIGITNQRETTIVWNRRTGAPIYNAIVWQDRRTAEYCAQLIKEGHLDEVQEKTGLLIDSYFSATKIKWILDHVKGARKLAEKGELAFGTVDAWLIWNLTNGKTHVTDVTNASRSMLYNINSLSWDKDLLKLFDIPASMLPEVKSSSEIYGETSGELGSRQIPIAGIAGDQQAALFGQMCLKKGMAKNTYGTGCFLLMNVGNKPVKSKNKLVTTIGWKIGNEVVYALEGSVFIGGAVVQWLRDELKIIKKSSDVEALATSVDSTEGVYLVPAFAGLGAPHWDANARGTLFGISRGTSDAHIARAALESIAYQTYDILKAMESDAGAKIKELRVDGGATQNNFLMQFQADILKTQVVRPQITETTAMGAAFLAGLAVGFWKDVKEIEALWKEDKLIAPTKSSKLANNLKEWSRAVKAVKYWSENPE, encoded by the coding sequence ATGAAGGAATATATTATAGCTTTAGACCAAGGCACGACCAGTTCTCGTGCAATACTATTCAATAAAAAGGGCGAAATCGTCAATATCTCACAGAAGGAATTCCAACAAATCTATCCGAAGTCAGGCTGGGTTGAGCATGATCCGCAGGAGATATGGTCGAGCCAACTTGCTGTATTCACGGAGGTATTAGCAAAATCAAAGACTAAACTAGATTCCATCAAAGGGATAGGCATCACTAATCAACGCGAGACTACCATTGTATGGAATCGGCGTACCGGTGCGCCGATCTATAATGCCATAGTATGGCAAGACCGAAGAACAGCGGAATATTGTGCTCAACTGATCAAAGAGGGGCATTTGGATGAAGTGCAGGAAAAAACGGGCCTATTGATTGATTCGTACTTTTCGGCAACTAAGATTAAGTGGATCTTGGACCATGTGAAAGGAGCACGCAAACTGGCCGAGAAAGGCGAACTAGCCTTCGGTACAGTTGACGCCTGGCTAATCTGGAATCTTACAAATGGCAAAACACATGTCACCGACGTGACGAATGCTTCACGCAGCATGTTATACAATATCAACAGCTTGTCCTGGGACAAGGATCTATTGAAGCTTTTTGACATCCCCGCGAGCATGCTTCCGGAAGTTAAGAGCTCGTCGGAAATCTATGGCGAAACTTCGGGCGAACTAGGTAGTCGGCAGATCCCTATTGCAGGAATCGCAGGCGATCAGCAAGCCGCTTTGTTCGGACAGATGTGTTTAAAGAAAGGGATGGCCAAGAATACCTATGGAACGGGTTGTTTCTTACTGATGAACGTGGGGAATAAACCTGTTAAATCGAAGAATAAGTTGGTGACGACGATTGGATGGAAGATTGGTAACGAGGTCGTGTATGCTTTGGAAGGCTCTGTATTTATCGGAGGGGCTGTTGTTCAATGGCTACGCGATGAGTTGAAGATAATTAAGAAATCCAGCGATGTGGAAGCTTTAGCGACCAGCGTAGACAGCACCGAGGGGGTTTATCTGGTTCCAGCTTTTGCTGGATTGGGTGCACCACATTGGGATGCGAATGCACGCGGAACCTTGTTTGGCATATCAAGAGGAACTTCAGATGCGCATATCGCACGCGCTGCTTTAGAGAGTATTGCATATCAAACCTACGACATTCTGAAAGCTATGGAATCAGATGCCGGTGCGAAGATCAAAGAACTGCGGGTGGACGGTGGAGCAACACAAAACAACTTCTTGATGCAGTTTCAAGCCGACATTTTAAAAACGCAGGTCGTGCGTCCACAAATAACCGAAACGACTGCCATGGGTGCCGCATTCCTTGCTGGTCTTGCTGTTGGTTTTTGGAAAGATGTGAAGGAGATTGAAGCACTTTGGAAAGAGGACAAATTGATTGCGCCGACGAAATCATCTAAGCTGGCGAACAATTTGAAAGAATGGAGCCGGGCAGTGAAGGCGGTAAAATATTGGTCAGAAAACCCAGAATAA
- a CDS encoding glycerol-3-phosphate dehydrogenase/oxidase: MQFETARKNQLEKIKQTALWDLVIIGGGATGLGTAVDAASRGFKVLLIEKYDFAKGTSSKSTKLVHGGVRYLANGDIKLVIGALKERGLIFKNAPHVSSAQSFVIPLYSTFDKLKYLVGLKLYDWLAGSLRIGKSVLLSKKEVVEKLPHIKQDGLTGGILYYDGQFDDARLAVNLAQTAINHGATVLNYMDAVGIDKDQHGKVSGVTFIDREDGTTYKVVSKTVINATGIFVDDILKLDTATHKNLVRPSQGSHIVIDRKFLDGYDALMIPETSDGRVLFGVPWHDKVLLGTTDIPINTHQIEPRPMEDEIEFILATAKSYLNPYPTRNDILSIYAGLRPLAAPKDNDTGSTKEISRDHKLLVSESNLITITGGKWTTYRKMAQDTVDAAIKVGELPHIACKTMNLPIHGSTNQVQAGHWTYYGIDYHHIQALMQEDERLKELLVPEYDYTKAEVVWACRHELVRQVEDFLARRSRLLLLDAKAAKRAAPVVADLMAQELGKSIDWRDNQIKLFNELANNYLL, translated from the coding sequence ATGCAATTCGAAACTGCAAGAAAGAACCAACTTGAAAAGATAAAACAGACAGCATTATGGGATCTCGTCATCATTGGCGGTGGAGCAACCGGACTTGGTACGGCAGTTGATGCGGCAAGTCGCGGCTTCAAGGTTCTCCTAATCGAGAAATATGACTTCGCTAAGGGGACTTCCAGCAAGAGTACAAAGCTGGTCCACGGTGGCGTCCGTTATCTGGCGAACGGCGATATCAAACTCGTTATCGGTGCCCTAAAAGAAAGAGGCCTTATTTTTAAGAATGCGCCCCATGTTTCTTCGGCACAATCCTTTGTTATTCCACTCTATTCCACATTCGATAAACTAAAATATCTGGTTGGCTTGAAACTATACGATTGGTTAGCGGGAAGTTTACGAATCGGCAAATCAGTTTTGCTATCTAAAAAAGAAGTTGTCGAAAAACTGCCTCATATCAAGCAAGATGGTTTGACAGGAGGAATTCTATACTACGATGGTCAATTTGATGATGCGCGTTTGGCAGTCAATTTAGCGCAAACCGCAATTAACCATGGTGCAACGGTGCTGAACTACATGGACGCCGTTGGAATCGATAAAGATCAACATGGTAAAGTATCTGGCGTTACCTTTATCGACAGAGAAGATGGAACGACCTATAAAGTTGTTTCTAAAACAGTTATCAACGCCACTGGAATTTTCGTAGACGATATTTTAAAACTCGATACCGCGACGCATAAGAATTTGGTTCGCCCTAGTCAGGGTTCGCATATTGTGATTGACAGGAAGTTTCTAGATGGATATGACGCGCTGATGATTCCGGAAACAAGTGATGGACGGGTGCTCTTTGGGGTGCCTTGGCATGATAAGGTGCTTTTAGGCACTACGGATATTCCTATCAACACACATCAGATTGAGCCTCGACCTATGGAGGACGAGATCGAATTTATTCTGGCAACCGCCAAGTCTTACTTGAATCCCTACCCTACGCGCAATGATATTTTAAGCATCTATGCGGGTTTACGTCCATTAGCAGCGCCAAAGGACAACGATACGGGCAGTACAAAAGAGATATCACGCGACCACAAGCTATTGGTTAGCGAGTCGAACCTCATTACAATTACCGGGGGGAAATGGACCACCTACAGGAAGATGGCACAGGATACGGTTGATGCTGCAATTAAAGTTGGAGAACTACCGCATATTGCGTGCAAAACGATGAACCTTCCTATTCATGGATCCACTAATCAGGTGCAAGCTGGACATTGGACCTATTATGGAATAGACTATCATCATATTCAAGCTTTGATGCAAGAAGATGAGCGCTTAAAAGAGCTACTAGTTCCGGAATATGATTATACGAAAGCGGAGGTCGTATGGGCCTGTCGTCATGAGCTGGTTCGGCAAGTCGAAGATTTTCTCGCACGTCGTAGTAGGCTCTTACTACTCGATGCGAAGGCTGCAAAAAGAGCGGCTCCTGTCGTGGCGGACTTGATGGCTCAGGAATTGGGAAAATCAATAGACTGGCGCGACAATCAGATTAAACTCTTCAATGAACTAGCAAACAATTACCTTTTATAA
- a CDS encoding Gfo/Idh/MocA family oxidoreductase, translating into MKENNNSSRRDFIKKSLIGAAAFTIVPRFVLGKGYLAPSDHLTKGVIGVGSMGRGHFNYAGTKTVAICDVDTRHLAIAQKALGGGVKEHHDFRDLINNPEVDIVHIATPPHWHGLMAVEAARSGKDIWCEKPMTRTIGEGKKVKEAVAQHGNIFRLNTWFRFDANFYGMNVPVKKIKKLVDTGMLGWPLKVTISKHTGFDWKFYWVGKENLPVQQVPKELDYEMWLGPAPYKPYSAHRTHLTFRGYWDYDGGGLGDMGQHYLDPVQYFLGKDQESPVSIEVDAPQQHSDAVGTWRKITYTYADGCQIILDGAGTEVGKAYIEGPNGKLFRGFVSDIPDLERKLAQYPEPAPQVTDFVEAVRTRQKFALNEQNGYYSCTLVNLGLAALRLNRNLKFDSEKQEFVNDDAANRLINQPMRGPWTF; encoded by the coding sequence ATGAAAGAAAACAATAATTCTTCTAGACGCGATTTTATCAAGAAATCGTTGATCGGGGCAGCTGCTTTCACCATCGTGCCGAGATTTGTACTTGGAAAAGGATATTTAGCCCCTAGTGACCATTTAACAAAGGGTGTTATTGGTGTTGGATCAATGGGGCGTGGACACTTCAATTATGCGGGTACTAAGACCGTTGCTATTTGTGATGTGGATACACGCCATTTAGCTATAGCGCAGAAGGCTCTTGGGGGCGGTGTGAAAGAGCACCATGATTTCAGAGATTTGATCAACAATCCGGAGGTGGATATTGTACATATTGCTACACCACCGCACTGGCATGGATTGATGGCTGTTGAAGCTGCGCGTTCTGGAAAGGATATCTGGTGTGAGAAGCCAATGACCAGAACAATCGGTGAAGGTAAAAAAGTAAAAGAGGCTGTTGCACAGCATGGTAATATTTTTAGGTTGAATACTTGGTTCCGTTTTGATGCGAACTTCTATGGAATGAATGTTCCGGTGAAGAAGATCAAAAAATTAGTGGATACAGGGATGTTGGGATGGCCGCTGAAAGTGACGATATCTAAGCATACGGGTTTTGATTGGAAGTTCTACTGGGTTGGCAAGGAGAACTTGCCTGTACAACAGGTGCCAAAAGAGTTAGACTACGAGATGTGGTTAGGTCCTGCACCGTATAAACCGTATAGTGCACACCGCACGCACTTGACTTTTAGGGGTTATTGGGATTATGATGGTGGTGGTCTTGGCGATATGGGGCAGCATTATCTAGATCCTGTACAATATTTCTTAGGCAAAGACCAGGAAAGTCCGGTTTCTATCGAGGTTGATGCTCCGCAACAGCATTCGGATGCTGTTGGTACTTGGCGTAAAATTACCTATACCTATGCGGACGGTTGCCAGATTATCTTAGATGGTGCCGGTACAGAGGTGGGTAAGGCTTATATCGAAGGACCGAACGGTAAGTTATTCCGTGGGTTTGTGTCGGATATTCCAGATTTGGAGCGCAAATTAGCGCAGTATCCTGAGCCTGCTCCACAGGTTACCGATTTTGTTGAAGCGGTTCGTACGCGTCAGAAATTTGCTTTGAACGAGCAAAATGGTTATTACTCATGTACGCTAGTGAACTTAGGTCTTGCGGCATTGCGTTTGAACAGAAACTTGAAATTCGATTCGGAAAAGCAAGAATTTGTGAACGACGATGCAGCAAACAGATTAATCAATCAACCAATGAGAGGTCCTTGGACATTTTAA
- a CDS encoding DUF1080 domain-containing protein: MKKVFNTITALLFIQVAAYAQQPANRTSATKIADVLAQQPAEEQSKFISAMKELEGFTAEDVSKLLLGLKPQGGNNAPIEYATNSYAFYVMQPGFENQRATYVQGLLSALDNLQDANNKGYVLELLKFCAKNDAIAKVAPYLSDEYLAEKAARVLNAIRTPEAAAALNTALASSATEKTATAIIAALGDLKSNEAEAKIIELIGKYPSENFQWNGLTALSKIGGAQSSALFLDKAKALNYQYDKTNASSLAIDYAKQLAKKDEAAASKFATTLFNNAAKAKGSAVQVGALEVLTDIDPQKQKKELLKLASSDDKVLRNVALGLLADNASASDLLKLASSMRKLDRDAQESVLNFLATKDAAGSVGLIEKGFPKLKDEEAKIAAYHALSVLSKGSNVPFLIKQIPSASKNELKTIKTMLLSAKDAGTIDLVNAALPSADEKTQLLLLEVLAQRMNLNSASVVLPLTKSSDKAVRAAAFKALPNVVNNSDFESVIALVNDAEGADLVSAQQAAILALQASADKDAKIQRLAANISRSSAPSAAKYFPIFAGVGGADALKAVENYVNNPGLKAASIDALSKWNNEEALPALIKLARTEKDPALFNTIFTGLIKQLNASKQSAEQKTLTLRDAFALAQTAKQKQSALSSMQATNTYQAMMFASRYMNDPELKGTASNVAMNIAMDNKEYVGSDVRGILQQAADNLSGSESSYLREAIVRHLSEMPAEQGYVSIFNGKDLTGWKGLVENPIKRAAMSKAELEKKQAVADQKMRENWKAIDGDLVFSGHGDNIATVKQYGDFEMLVDWKLDPQGKEPDAGVYLRGTPQVQIWDISRTNVGAQVGSGGLYNNTKNPKNPLKVADSALGEWNTFKIKMVGEKVSVWLNGELVVDNVTLENYWDRNQSIFPTEQIELQAHGSRVWYRDIYVKEIPRLEVYKLSDAEKKEGFEMLFDGTNMDKWTSSAAYEITKEGYIRSNPVAKFGKNIYTKDQYGDFVYRFEFKLTPGANNGIGIRTPIDGDAAYAGMEIQVLDDGAEVYKDLKEYQYHGSVYGIIAAKRGALKPVGEWNTEEIRIQGNKIKVTVNGKVIVDGDLKEATKNGTADKKSHPGLENKLGHIGFLGHGTEVFFRNIRVKRL; the protein is encoded by the coding sequence ATGAAGAAAGTATTTAATACGATAACCGCTTTACTATTTATACAAGTTGCTGCTTATGCGCAACAACCTGCAAATAGAACATCAGCAACAAAGATTGCCGATGTTTTAGCCCAACAGCCTGCCGAGGAGCAGTCTAAGTTTATTTCAGCGATGAAAGAACTTGAGGGATTCACGGCTGAGGATGTTTCCAAATTATTATTAGGTTTAAAACCACAGGGTGGCAATAACGCTCCGATTGAATACGCGACCAATTCTTACGCATTCTATGTGATGCAGCCAGGATTTGAAAATCAACGTGCTACCTATGTACAGGGATTGTTATCGGCACTTGATAATCTGCAAGACGCCAATAACAAAGGCTATGTCTTAGAATTATTGAAGTTCTGTGCTAAGAATGACGCGATTGCTAAAGTAGCTCCCTATCTTTCTGACGAGTATTTGGCAGAGAAAGCGGCACGCGTTTTAAATGCGATCCGTACGCCAGAGGCTGCGGCAGCGTTGAATACAGCATTAGCATCATCTGCTACGGAAAAGACCGCTACAGCGATTATCGCTGCTTTAGGCGATCTAAAATCTAATGAAGCAGAAGCAAAGATCATCGAATTGATCGGTAAATATCCATCGGAGAATTTCCAATGGAACGGTTTAACGGCCTTGAGTAAAATCGGTGGTGCACAATCTTCAGCATTATTTTTGGATAAGGCAAAAGCATTGAACTACCAATACGATAAAACGAATGCGTCGAGCTTAGCGATTGACTACGCGAAGCAATTGGCGAAGAAGGATGAGGCTGCAGCGAGCAAGTTCGCGACTACCTTGTTCAATAATGCGGCTAAAGCGAAGGGCTCAGCGGTTCAGGTTGGCGCGTTAGAAGTGTTGACCGATATCGACCCTCAAAAACAGAAAAAAGAATTATTGAAGCTTGCTTCCAGTGACGATAAAGTATTGCGCAATGTTGCCCTAGGTTTATTAGCCGATAATGCCTCTGCTTCTGACCTGTTAAAGTTGGCTAGTTCGATGCGTAAGCTAGATCGAGATGCACAGGAAAGTGTGTTGAACTTTTTAGCGACAAAGGATGCAGCGGGTTCTGTAGGTTTGATTGAAAAAGGCTTTCCGAAGCTGAAAGACGAGGAAGCAAAAATCGCAGCTTACCATGCGCTTTCTGTTTTATCAAAAGGTTCAAACGTTCCATTCCTAATCAAACAAATCCCGAGTGCGTCTAAGAATGAGTTGAAGACCATTAAAACGATGTTGTTGTCAGCAAAAGATGCAGGGACTATTGATTTAGTGAATGCTGCGCTTCCAAGTGCAGACGAGAAGACGCAATTGCTTCTATTGGAAGTTTTAGCACAACGCATGAATTTGAATTCGGCTTCTGTGGTATTGCCATTAACAAAGTCTAGCGATAAAGCAGTTCGCGCGGCAGCGTTCAAAGCATTGCCAAATGTGGTCAACAATTCGGATTTCGAATCGGTCATCGCTTTGGTAAACGATGCAGAAGGAGCGGACTTAGTGAGCGCACAGCAAGCGGCTATCTTGGCTTTGCAAGCAAGTGCGGATAAGGATGCAAAGATTCAACGTTTAGCGGCGAATATTTCTCGTTCTTCGGCGCCTTCGGCAGCGAAATACTTCCCGATTTTCGCGGGAGTGGGTGGTGCTGACGCTTTGAAAGCTGTAGAAAACTACGTGAATAATCCAGGCTTGAAAGCTGCATCGATTGATGCATTATCAAAATGGAATAATGAAGAGGCACTTCCGGCCTTGATCAAATTGGCGAGAACAGAAAAAGACCCTGCCTTATTCAATACGATTTTTACTGGATTGATCAAGCAATTGAATGCAAGCAAACAATCCGCTGAGCAAAAGACATTGACTTTACGTGATGCATTTGCATTAGCGCAAACTGCAAAACAAAAGCAGTCTGCTTTGAGCAGCATGCAAGCTACCAATACTTACCAAGCGATGATGTTTGCTAGTCGTTATATGAACGATCCTGAATTGAAAGGAACGGCTTCTAACGTGGCGATGAACATTGCGATGGATAATAAAGAATATGTTGGTTCTGACGTTCGTGGCATTTTACAACAAGCAGCAGATAATCTTTCGGGTAGCGAGAGTTCGTATTTAAGAGAAGCAATCGTTCGCCATCTATCCGAAATGCCAGCAGAGCAAGGCTATGTTTCGATCTTTAACGGTAAGGACCTTACAGGATGGAAAGGCTTAGTGGAAAACCCAATTAAACGCGCGGCAATGTCGAAAGCAGAGTTGGAGAAAAAGCAAGCTGTTGCTGATCAGAAGATGCGTGAAAACTGGAAAGCCATTGATGGTGATTTAGTGTTCAGCGGACATGGTGATAACATCGCGACTGTAAAACAATACGGTGATTTTGAGATGTTAGTAGACTGGAAATTAGACCCTCAGGGTAAAGAGCCTGATGCAGGTGTTTACTTGAGAGGAACTCCACAGGTTCAGATTTGGGATATCTCGCGTACAAACGTAGGTGCTCAAGTAGGTTCCGGCGGTTTATATAACAATACGAAGAATCCGAAGAACCCATTGAAAGTTGCGGACAGCGCGCTAGGCGAATGGAATACCTTCAAGATCAAAATGGTCGGAGAGAAAGTTTCTGTTTGGTTGAACGGCGAGTTGGTGGTGGATAACGTAACGTTAGAAAACTACTGGGATCGCAATCAATCAATTTTCCCAACCGAGCAAATTGAGTTGCAAGCGCATGGATCACGCGTATGGTATCGCGATATCTACGTGAAAGAGATTCCTCGTTTGGAAGTATATAAATTGAGCGATGCGGAAAAGAAGGAAGGTTTCGAAATGTTGTTCGACGGAACAAACATGGATAAATGGACAAGCTCTGCTGCGTACGAAATTACGAAAGAAGGATATATCCGATCGAATCCGGTTGCGAAGTTCGGCAAGAACATCTATACGAAAGATCAATATGGTGACTTTGTTTACCGCTTTGAGTTTAAATTAACACCTGGAGCTAATAACGGTATTGGTATCCGCACGCCGATCGATGGTGATGCTGCTTATGCCGGTATGGAAATCCAAGTGCTGGATGACGGCGCTGAGGTTTACAAAGACTTGAAAGAATACCAATATCATGGATCTGTTTACGGCATTATTGCTGCGAAACGTGGTGCTTTGAAACCTGTTGGCGAATGGAATACCGAAGAAATCCGTATTCAAGGCAACAAAATTAAGGTTACTGTGAATGGTAAAGTCATTGTTGATGGCGACCTGAAGGAGGCAACTAAAAATGGTACTGCCGATAAGAAGAGCCATCCAGGGTTGGAAAATAAATTAGGACACATCGGCTTCTTAGGCCATGGCACTGAGGTATTCTTCCGAAATATTAGAGTAAAGAGATTGTAA